Genomic window (Desulforapulum autotrophicum HRM2):
TGCACCCATATCCGTCCTTTGTGCATCTCCACAAACCGCCTGGCAAGGGAAAGGCCCAGGCCGGTGCCAGGAGATTTATCAGAAATGCCTCCTTCCACCTGGAAAAAGCTTTCAAAAATTTTATCCGAATGCCCGGAAGTCAGGCCGGTGCCCGTATCCCGGATGCAGATTTCAACTCCAGGTACACCCGGCTGGGTGCAGGTCCGCAAGGAATCCGGCAGTGGGGTATCCTTTAAGGCCATGTTGGATGGGAGACAGACATCCGATACAATTTTACCGGTGATGGTGATGGTGCCACCCTTGGGGGTAAATTTTGCGGCGTTGGAAAGCAGATGGTTAAAGATCTGCTTGAGTTTGACGGGATCGGAATGAAGATGAATTTTACTGAATTCTTTTGGCAGATCCCGGATCAGCCGAATCTGTTTTTCTTTGATCATCGGCCCGATGGTTTTCAGGGATTCGCCCATCACCGAATCAAGGGGGGTGGGGACGGGTAAAAACCGCATCCAGCCTGCCTCCACCTTGGAAAGATCCAGAATGTCGTTGATCAGGGTCAACAGATGCCGTCCTGAATGAAGGATGTCATTCACGTATTCTGCCTGTTGCGGGTTCAAGGGACCGAAAAACTGATCCAACAAGACCTCGGAAAATCCGATGACTGCGTTCAGGGGAGTACGCAACTCATGGCCCATGCTGGCAAGAAAATTACTTTTGGCAATGTTGGCTTTTTCTGCTTCAATTTTTGCGCTAAGCAGCCGTTCTTCAGCTTTTTTACGCTGGGAAATATCCTCCACCACAGAGATGAAATAGCGGGGGGTGCCGTCGGAGTTACGCAACAGGGATACGGTGAGATTGCACCAAACAGGATAACCGTTTTTGCTGATGTAGCGTTTTTCCATGGAGTACCGGGAAATTTTACCGTCAATCACCTGCTGAACCAGGTCCAGATCTGCATTCAGGTCTTCTGAATGGGTGATCTCCTGGAAGTTCTTCTGAATCAACTCCCTGAGCCCATAGCCCCAGATTTGGCAAAGCCGTTCATTGATTCGGATGAACTTTCCTTCAGGGGACACATGGGCGATGCCAACGGCCGCCTGTTGAAAGGTGCTGCGGAACCGGGCTTCGGATTTATACAGAGCCTTGTCCACCTTTTCCCGGTGCAAGATTTCCTGTTTCAGCTGGTCATTGGCCTGGGAAAGGCTCTGGGTCCGTGTTATCACCCGTTCTTCCAGCACCTCATTGGCCTGCTTAATTTGCCGATACAGCTGCATGGTGTTGATTTCCACGGCAATATGGGCGGCAAACACCTCCATGAGTTGAAGATCCTGGGAGGTAAACCCTTTGGGATACTCGCTGTTGCTGAGATAAATGGCGCCTAACAGCCTATTTTTATAAAAAATGGGAGTGCCAAGAAAAGAGTTCATGGGGGGGTGGGTATGGGGAAAGCCTTGAAAACGAGGATCCCGGGTCATGTCTTTGACCAGGATGCTTTTCTTTTCCTGGAGCAATGCCCGGATCAGTCCGAAACGTGGAGGACATCGGGGGATGGCCTGGCGGGTATCAAGGGAAAACCCCACGGAAAAAAACTCGATGATTTCTTCACCATCCCCGGTCAGGCCAATGGCGGCATATCTGGCCTTGATGAGATCCTTGGTCGATTCCAGGACCTGGGTGAGCATTTTTTCCAGATCCAGACTGCCGGAGTGAAGACGGGTGGACTGGAGAAGGCCGTCCTTGAGGATGAAAAAACGTTTGTGGAGTCTTCTGTCTTTTCTGCGTATCACCACATGCCGGGCAGCGACCCAGGACACCAGGGTGCCGACCCCAATGAACAGAATCAACATGAACACAAGACGAAAATTCTGGGAGCGCAAACCTGCCTGAATATTCGCCCGGGGGGTATGGTAAATAATCTTCCATGTCAATGGGTCCGGGCCTTCCATAAATGTTGCCTTGAAATCAGGACTGCCTTGTTTCAAGAAAGTACTGCATTCCCGCACCGGATAAAAGGTGGTAAAGGAAAAAAGGCCCTTCTGGGTCATCACCTGCCCGCTTTCCCCATGGGCGATGGCTTTCTCCCATGCCTGGGGGAAACGATTTTGAAAGGTAAAATTTGATCGTTCTTTGACCATGAAGCCCCATTCCATTTCCGGCTGATCACTGAGAAGCCAGTATCCTTTCCGGTTAATCAAGTGGGGATTGATGGGAATGACCCTCCTTGGGGTGGTGTGCCGCATACGTTCAAGAAAATATTTCCCCTTGTAATTGAGGATGACCAGTCCCCGGTATTGACCGGCGGTATTGTAAAGGGGGGTAGCAATGCGGAGCATGGGATTAAAGGGGCGTTCAACAATATGATTTTCCACGTTCAGGTCCAGGGGAGATATGTAAACACAATCCAGGGGCAGCTTCCGGGTCTCTTCCACATAATAGCGGTGGGCCTTGTTCTGCAGGTTCTCCAAAGGAACCTGGAAGGCTGCATCCCCTGTGCTCTGGATGCGTATTCGTTCCATTCCCCGGTGGTCGATGAATCGAATCTGATCATATGCCATCTTATGCCGGGCCATGGACAGGGCCAGGCTGCCAAAGGGCTGCAAATCCACGGAATCACCCTTTTCAATGAACCGGTCCAGGCTCTGCTGGTGGGCCAGCACCATGAGATCCGAAGTAATGGAACTGAACATATCTGCCATGACGGCCTTGTGGATGCCCACCTCTTCCCTCTGGATGGTTTCCATCTGAAGAAAAAATGACCGGCGCTGGGCCAGGTACTGGGGAAGAAAGAGCACAAGGGCAAGAAGAAGGCAGAGACTGAAATAGATCAGGAAGAATCCCCGTATCTCCTTGAACCGGATGGTCTGTTCCATATGGGGCATGGTCATTTTAAGAGGCATTAAAGAAACGATCCACCAGTTCAATGAAGCTCCGTGTGTTAATGGGTTTGCTCATATAATCGTCACACCCGGCTTCCAGGATGGCTTTTTCATCTCCCTTCATGGCCCATGATGTGAGGGCTACCACCGGAATGGAACGGGTTTCCGGCATTTCTTTAAGCTTCCGGGTGGCTTCCAGGCCATCCATCACCGGCATCTGAATATCCATGAGAATCAGCTGGGGCCTGTATTTTAAGGCAGATTCAATGCCGTCAAGGCCGTTGACCGCTTCCACTGTGCGGTATCCTTTGTACTGAAGCAGATCCTTTACCAGTTTGGTGCTTTTTTCATTATCTTCAATGATCAAGATTAATTTATCGTTCATGTATCTAATAATCCTTGATGTGGGGAGTGGTGACCGCCGGACATCATCACGGCTCCGGTATAACTTCGGGTGATTCCTGTAAAAGCAGCACCTGTTCCAGCAAATCGTCCAGAGTGGCGGTGTCCTTGTCGGCAAAACCGGCAACCCGCAGGGGAAGGGACTGTTGGGTGGAAAAGGTATTCATGATCCGGGTAATGCGCTCACAAAACCGAGTGCCACCAGAGGTATCAGTTTCCTGGAGGACAAAGACAATACTGTCCTTGAGATTAAATTCCGCGAAATCGTGACTGCGGATGGTCTTTTGCAGCGCCCTGCGCAGGTCATGAAAGTCAGGATGATGGATATCCTGCCTGGGCCAGGCCCGGCAAATACTATAACTTCGGTTATGGCGACTGGACAGGGAATGGGTCCGCTGGAGGTGTATCAGCAATCCATTATCTGGAGAGAGCCGTTCCCATTGCTCTTGGGCACCACACAAAGACAAGGCGACAGGGGTTTTACCTGAAACGGTCATAAGTGGCATCAGAAGGGTAAAGCGACTGCCCTTGTCTGGTCCTTCACTGTGGGCCATGATGGTGCCGCCATGAAGTTCCGCCATTCTTTTGCTCAGGGGCAGCCCCAGGCCAGTACCGGGAGTGCTGGCCCGGATGCCCGCCAGGGTCTGATAAAACTCTTCAAAAATATGGGGCAGGTCTTCGGAAGAAATGCCGATACCGGTATCTGCAATGCTGATGATCAGATGCGGTTGTTTTCCCACCTGCCCGGTGGCCTTCTGCATCCAATCCGGAAGGATGTCTGTGCCTGGGATGGGATCTGGATCCAGTACCATCATTTCGATGGTGATAGTGCCACCGTCCGGGGTGAATTTAACGGCATTGGAAAGAATGTTAAAGATAATCTGTTTGAGCTTTCGCTCATCTGCGGCCAGGGTAAGTTTGTGACACGTCTCCTTAAAATCGGTTTTCACCGTGATGCCGTGACAGGCTATTTTTTCCTTGAGCATGACCAGACCGGTTTCAATGGCATCCGACACCTTGACCGATTTGATCTCCAGCATCATCTTGCCGGCCTCCACCTTGGACAGGTCCAGAATATCGTTAATCAGGGACAAAAGATGCTGGCCAGCGCCAAGAATGTCGTCGAGGTATTCACTCTGTTTGTCGGTCAGAGGACCGAAAAAGCGGTCCTGCAGCACCTCTGAAAAACCAATGATGGCGTTCAGGGGAGTGCGCAGCTCATGGGACATGCTGGTCAGAAAGTCGCTTTTGGCAATATTGGACACCTCCGCAGCTTCCCGGGCTTTTTCCAGTTCCTGCAGTATCCGCTTGGTTTCAGTGACATCTTCCTTGACCGCCACATAATGGGTAATATTACCCCTGGCGTCACACAGGGGTGAAATGGAAGCATGTTCCCAGTACAGGGTACCATCTTTCTTCTTATTGCAGAATTCTCCCCGCCACTCCTGTCCCTGGGACAGGGTCTCCCACATCTCCCGGTAAAAAGCTTTAGACTGTATATCGGAATTGAGAACCCGGGGGTTCTGCCCTAAAACCTCGGATACGGTATATCCAGTGACTTCACAGAACTTGGTATTGACATATTCAATGGCGCCGAAGGCGTCTGTAATTACCACAGAGGAGGGACTTTCTTCCACGGCCCGGAGGAGTTTTCTGATCTCCTCTTCCGGGCGACCGTTCATAAAAAAAGGGGGTGTTGAATGGGCAGTCGACGCTTCCGTTGTATCTTCAAGGTTGCAAAGGCGGCAGGAACAGGTTCCTGCAGGTTGTGACACTTTTTGGGACACCGGTGGACAGGGGCTGTCTTTGGAAGTGACACAGAGAAGATCCAGCACACCAGCCGGCGTATCTGCCTGGATCAGCAGATTCTTCACAGTGGCTTTCATGAATCCCTGATCCATGGCATGGTTCAGAAAGCCGGTAAGCCTGTCCCAATAGTGATTGATGTTTAGAAGGGCACATGGTTTTATGTTCAATTCCAGAGCGTTGAGGGAGAGTACTTCAAACAGCTCCTCCAGGGTACCGATTCCCCCGGGCAAGGCGATAAAGGCGTCTGAAAGCCTTATCAAGAGGCGCTTGCGCTCCTGCATGGTGTTCACCACATGGAGCCTTGTCAAACCAGAATGAAATTTTTCCTTTTCCTTGAGGGTCTGTACTGTGACTCCCACCACCCGGCCTCCAGCCGACAGTACCCCCTCGGCCAGTTCTCTCATCAACCCGGTATTGGAGCCGCCGTAGACGCAGGTGATTCCCCGACGGGCAAGCTCACGGCCCATGTCCCGGGCCGCATGCCCATAGAGCGGATCTGCACCGTCATTGGACCCGAGAAAAACACAAATGGATTTCATAAATGCACTATACTCCATACAGGAATTAAATAAAGCAAATACGATACCAGATGCTGCTCATAATTTCCAGTGTTGAAAAGAGAAACGCCTTGCCTTTAAGCCAGGCTTTGGATAAACCTGCCAACCCCTTCAACGCCCTGATTTTCCACCACCCGGATCATTTCTGAACCCACAACAGCAATGTCAGCCTTACCCTTGAGAAAGGCTATATCCGCTTCATCCTTTACCCCGAATCCAACGGCCAAAGGAAGGGTTGTGGCTTGTCTGCACCGGTCAAGGTAGCCCGCAATCTCTTCGGTAAACCGGGTCTCTTTACCGGTCACACCCTTTCTTGCCACGCAGTATACAAACCCGCGGGTCTGGGATGCCAAAAAATCCATTCGCTCATTTGATGTCCTGGGCGAAAAGATATGGATAGGTGAAAGGTTCTGTTCCTCCATTGCCTTGAGATACGCCTGCCCCTCTTCCGGGGGAAGATCCGGGACAATGGCTCCCTTGATGTTTATGTCTGCCATTTTATTCACAAAAGGCGTAACCCCGTACTTAAATAAAATATTGTAATAGGTCATGAACAAAAACGGAATGTCAAATTTTGCTGCAGCCTGCCTTGCAAACTCAAAACAGCGCTCAACCCGCGCACCCCCTGAAAGGGCTGCCTGATTGGCACCAAGAATAACAGGCCCGTCGGCCATGGGTTCTGAAAAGGGAATCTGGAGTTCCATAAGGTCGACGCCTGCCTCGACCATCTGCTCGACAATAGCCATGGATGTTTCAAAATCAGGATACCCCATGACAATGTGGGTCATCAACAGGATCTCCTTTTGTCTGCGCCGTTCTCGAATATAGGCTTCAAGCATTGTATTCACCTGCCTTTTCCATGATAAATTTTCTCCAGGATGGATCACCAATAGCGTCGGCAATGGTAAAAATATCCTTGTCTCCCCTACCCGACTGGTTGATGATAATGATATCGTTCGTTGACATGGCCGGCGCCTCCTTGAATGCCTGGGCAAAGGCGTGGGCCGACTCCAGGGCCGGGATGATACCTTCACTTTTCATGGTGAGCTTTAACGCTTCGATCACCTCTGTGTCGGTCACAGCCTCAAACCTTGCCTCTCCTTTTTCGTGCATGCTGGCAAGAATCGGAGAAACCCCCACATAGTCAAGGCCGGCCGCAATGGAGTGGGTTTCGTTCATCTGGCCGTCACTGTTCTGGAGAAAATAGGTCTTGTACCCCTGGGCAACGCCGACGCTTGCATCATTGCTGCACAGCCTTGAAGCATGCTGTCCAGAGGCGATCCCGCGTCCTGCCGCCTCCACCCCGACACATTCAACATCCCCATCAGTGAATCCGGCAAAGAGCCCCATGGCATTTGACCCCCCCCCCACACAGGCATAGACCCGGGTGGGAAGCCGTTCTTCCCGTTCCAGAATTTGCCGTCTTGCCTCTTTTCCAATGATGGACTGGAACCAGCTGACCATTTCGGGAAAGGGATGGGGTCCGCAGGCCGTTCCGAGCACGTAATGGGTGGTATCCATATTCGTCACCCAGTCCCGGAACGCCTCGTTGATGGCATCCTTTAAAATCCGTGAGCCCTGGGTCACGGGCACAACCGTGGCCCCCATCTGTTCCATCCAAAAGACATTGGGTCGCTGGCGTTTGACATCCACCTCCCCCATGTACACCGTGCAGTCAAACCCGAACTTCGCGGCCATGGTGGCCGTTGCCACCCCGTGCTGGCCCGCCCCGGTCTCCGCAATCACCCGGGTCTTGCCCATGCGTTTGACCAGAAGCCCCTGGCCCATGACATTGTTGGCCTTGTGGGCACCGGTATGGTTGAGGTCCTCACGCTTGATGTAAATTTTTGCACCTTTAAAATGCTTTGTGAGATTTTCAGCATAGGTCAGCGGGGTGGGCCGGCACGAGTAGGAACCCATGAGGTCACGGTACTCGTTCCAGAAGGCTGGATCAGCCTTTATTTTTCTGAACTCTCGTTCCAGTTCATCAAAGGTTGCAACCAGAATCTCAGGTACAAAAGCTCCGCCAAAGGTTCCGTAATATCCCCTGTTAATCATTGGAATGCCCTCCTAGGGTCTGGGAAAATGAAAATTTATCGGTACGGCATAAAATCTTTGAATAGACACCGTTTTCAACACCGGGAAAATGAATGGATCGCCTTACTTCAAGGACAGGGTCCTTGCCACCCAGGCCCAGAAGTTTTGCCTGGGAAAGATCCAGGGTTACAATTTTAAAAGTCTGACGTCCGTTTACAGGTTTAAGATAGAAACGATCCGCCACCAGTCGGGCAAGGGAGGTGCCTGTGATCACCATGGTTTCAATGCCGGAAAAAAGAGTCTTGTGCAAAAAAAAATCCTCGATCAAAACCGGGGCCTGCTCTGCCAGGGTAAGCCTTGAGAATTGATAGGCCTCTTTACCCTGAAAGGGATTTTCAGGGCCATCAATTACCTCTGCAAGAGATATTGGATTGATGATCCGCTTTTCAGCTGCAATACCCAGTTGCTGGAACGCCGAAGAAGTTCCTGCCAGGGAAAAAAGATTCACCTGTCGCTGGGGCTCAACAACAAAGGTACCGGAGCCCCTTTTTCGTTGTACAAGCCCTTTTTTCACCAAAACATCAATGGCCTGGCGCACCGTGGGCCTTCCGATGCCATGGGTTGCAGCAAGGGTGATTTCAGGTATAATCTTGGTTCCAGGGGCAAATTCACCCGATTCAATGGCAGCAGTCAGTATTTCGGCCAATTGGTGATAAAGGGGGACTGGGGATTGATGGTTCAGCATAAAAACGCTCCATAAAAAGAAGAATTAACACCGCTTAAATCAAATAAATGTCAAGTTGTCAAGACAATTTCACCCTTTAAACGGCCACAGGTATTTGACCCCAAAGAAATATATGCTTATTATCTACTCGTATCCCGAAAGAGTTGAGTGATTAAGAAATAAATGGAAAGACAGTTCTAACCCACCCATGTCTTTGACCATAAACATTAAAAGAATGGAGGACTCATATGAAAGAGGGACTTTGGATTATTTTGTTTATCGGCGTTTATGTGCTGCTCCAGGCGTATATTTTGCCCAAAATGGGAATCTCCACATGAATGAAAAATGCCTGCCAGGTGGCAGACAAAGACAAAAAAAACGCTGTAGATCCAGACAAGATCATCAAATGAGACGGACAGGGAATCCAACCCCAAAAGACAGACT
Coding sequences:
- the trpA gene encoding tryptophan synthase subunit alpha codes for the protein MLEAYIRERRRQKEILLMTHIVMGYPDFETSMAIVEQMVEAGVDLMELQIPFSEPMADGPVILGANQAALSGGARVERCFEFARQAAAKFDIPFLFMTYYNILFKYGVTPFVNKMADINIKGAIVPDLPPEEGQAYLKAMEEQNLSPIHIFSPRTSNERMDFLASQTRGFVYCVARKGVTGKETRFTEEIAGYLDRCRQATTLPLAVGFGVKDEADIAFLKGKADIAVVGSEMIRVVENQGVEGVGRFIQSLA
- a CDS encoding TIGR00730 family Rossman fold protein, which encodes MKSICVFLGSNDGADPLYGHAARDMGRELARRGITCVYGGSNTGLMRELAEGVLSAGGRVVGVTVQTLKEKEKFHSGLTRLHVVNTMQERKRLLIRLSDAFIALPGGIGTLEELFEVLSLNALELNIKPCALLNINHYWDRLTGFLNHAMDQGFMKATVKNLLIQADTPAGVLDLLCVTSKDSPCPPVSQKVSQPAGTCSCRLCNLEDTTEASTAHSTPPFFMNGRPEEEIRKLLRAVEESPSSVVITDAFGAIEYVNTKFCEVTGYTVSEVLGQNPRVLNSDIQSKAFYREMWETLSQGQEWRGEFCNKKKDGTLYWEHASISPLCDARGNITHYVAVKEDVTETKRILQELEKAREAAEVSNIAKSDFLTSMSHELRTPLNAIIGFSEVLQDRFFGPLTDKQSEYLDDILGAGQHLLSLINDILDLSKVEAGKMMLEIKSVKVSDAIETGLVMLKEKIACHGITVKTDFKETCHKLTLAADERKLKQIIFNILSNAVKFTPDGGTITIEMMVLDPDPIPGTDILPDWMQKATGQVGKQPHLIISIADTGIGISSEDLPHIFEEFYQTLAGIRASTPGTGLGLPLSKRMAELHGGTIMAHSEGPDKGSRFTLLMPLMTVSGKTPVALSLCGAQEQWERLSPDNGLLIHLQRTHSLSSRHNRSYSICRAWPRQDIHHPDFHDLRRALQKTIRSHDFAEFNLKDSIVFVLQETDTSGGTRFCERITRIMNTFSTQQSLPLRVAGFADKDTATLDDLLEQVLLLQESPEVIPEP
- a CDS encoding GntR family transcriptional regulator, translated to MLNHQSPVPLYHQLAEILTAAIESGEFAPGTKIIPEITLAATHGIGRPTVRQAIDVLVKKGLVQRKRGSGTFVVEPQRQVNLFSLAGTSSAFQQLGIAAEKRIINPISLAEVIDGPENPFQGKEAYQFSRLTLAEQAPVLIEDFFLHKTLFSGIETMVITGTSLARLVADRFYLKPVNGRQTFKIVTLDLSQAKLLGLGGKDPVLEVRRSIHFPGVENGVYSKILCRTDKFSFSQTLGGHSND
- the trpB gene encoding tryptophan synthase subunit beta; the encoded protein is MINRGYYGTFGGAFVPEILVATFDELEREFRKIKADPAFWNEYRDLMGSYSCRPTPLTYAENLTKHFKGAKIYIKREDLNHTGAHKANNVMGQGLLVKRMGKTRVIAETGAGQHGVATATMAAKFGFDCTVYMGEVDVKRQRPNVFWMEQMGATVVPVTQGSRILKDAINEAFRDWVTNMDTTHYVLGTACGPHPFPEMVSWFQSIIGKEARRQILEREERLPTRVYACVGGGSNAMGLFAGFTDGDVECVGVEAAGRGIASGQHASRLCSNDASVGVAQGYKTYFLQNSDGQMNETHSIAAGLDYVGVSPILASMHEKGEARFEAVTDTEVIEALKLTMKSEGIIPALESAHAFAQAFKEAPAMSTNDIIIINQSGRGDKDIFTIADAIGDPSWRKFIMEKAGEYNA
- a CDS encoding GAF domain-containing sensor histidine kinase encodes the protein MPHMEQTIRFKEIRGFFLIYFSLCLLLALVLFLPQYLAQRRSFFLQMETIQREEVGIHKAVMADMFSSITSDLMVLAHQQSLDRFIEKGDSVDLQPFGSLALSMARHKMAYDQIRFIDHRGMERIRIQSTGDAAFQVPLENLQNKAHRYYVEETRKLPLDCVYISPLDLNVENHIVERPFNPMLRIATPLYNTAGQYRGLVILNYKGKYFLERMRHTTPRRVIPINPHLINRKGYWLLSDQPEMEWGFMVKERSNFTFQNRFPQAWEKAIAHGESGQVMTQKGLFSFTTFYPVRECSTFLKQGSPDFKATFMEGPDPLTWKIIYHTPRANIQAGLRSQNFRLVFMLILFIGVGTLVSWVAARHVVIRRKDRRLHKRFFILKDGLLQSTRLHSGSLDLEKMLTQVLESTKDLIKARYAAIGLTGDGEEIIEFFSVGFSLDTRQAIPRCPPRFGLIRALLQEKKSILVKDMTRDPRFQGFPHTHPPMNSFLGTPIFYKNRLLGAIYLSNSEYPKGFTSQDLQLMEVFAAHIAVEINTMQLYRQIKQANEVLEERVITRTQSLSQANDQLKQEILHREKVDKALYKSEARFRSTFQQAAVGIAHVSPEGKFIRINERLCQIWGYGLRELIQKNFQEITHSEDLNADLDLVQQVIDGKISRYSMEKRYISKNGYPVWCNLTVSLLRNSDGTPRYFISVVEDISQRKKAEERLLSAKIEAEKANIAKSNFLASMGHELRTPLNAVIGFSEVLLDQFFGPLNPQQAEYVNDILHSGRHLLTLINDILDLSKVEAGWMRFLPVPTPLDSVMGESLKTIGPMIKEKQIRLIRDLPKEFSKIHLHSDPVKLKQIFNHLLSNAAKFTPKGGTITITGKIVSDVCLPSNMALKDTPLPDSLRTCTQPGVPGVEICIRDTGTGLTSGHSDKIFESFFQVEGGISDKSPGTGLGLSLARRFVEMHKGRIWVHSDGLGKGSCFYFTIPLALDEESLHPEEQLSKTQKESKQ
- a CDS encoding response regulator; its protein translation is MNDKLILIIEDNEKSTKLVKDLLQYKGYRTVEAVNGLDGIESALKYRPQLILMDIQMPVMDGLEATRKLKEMPETRSIPVVALTSWAMKGDEKAILEAGCDDYMSKPINTRSFIELVDRFFNAS